The following proteins come from a genomic window of Diadema setosum chromosome 20, eeDiaSeto1, whole genome shotgun sequence:
- the LOC140243329 gene encoding uncharacterized protein isoform X2, which translates to MSAPVRTSSRIKERKSKIVPNEKDVKEETSAGQQISPISAKKHAGPALATPSPGRLASTPAGAPSNTQTTRPTAPPTSVSLPPSNVTAPSTTTTMSTRSSHRLTPREDTSAEMPKQGQLATSLSSSKSPAVPTTSAPSLDTMGAPAGKNLTASSLAPEPQQPTVPPTHIFKNPNFTHSSRGGTSTGKKTRTWKTLKQIIASERAQLHRPIGSTYSSIDAPPSMKPPKKYSDISGLPAKYTDPRTKLRYATTEEFAQLRMLPTDIVNGLLALRRANIDVQ; encoded by the exons ATGTCAGCCCCCGTGAGAACTTCTTCCAgaataaaggaaagaaaaagtaaaatagtgCCCAACGAAAAAGAT GTAAAAGAAGAAACTTCTGCTGGGCAGCAAATCTCCCCCATCAGTGCCAAAAAGCATGCAGGGCCTGCACTGGCTACACCTAGTCCTGGTCGCCTGGCTAGTACACCTGCTGGTGCACCCTCCAACACCCAAACGACCAGACCAACCGCTCCTCCCACAAGTGTATCCCTGCCTCCTAGCAATGTTACAGCCCCTTCTACTACAACAACCATGTCCACCAGATCATCTCACAGGCTTACCCCACGGGAGGACACATCGGCCGAGATGCCCAAACAAGGCCAGTTGGCGACTTCTCTGTCTTCGTCTAAGTCACCTGCTGTTCCCACCACCAGCGCTCCAAGCTTGGACACGATGGGTGCTCCTGCTGGAAAGAATTTAACCGCTTCTTCACTAGCCCCCGAGCCTCAGCAACCCACAGTGCCACCCACTCACATTTTTAAGAATCCAAATTTTACA CATTCCAGTAGAGGAGGCACATCAACTGGAAAGAAAACAAGGACATGGAAAACACTGAAGCAGATCATTGCGTCAGAGCGAGCACAACTTCACAGACCAATAGGTTCAACAT ATAGCAGCATTGACGCGCCTCCTTCAATGAAACCACCAAAAAAGTATTCCGATATCTCAGGCTTACCA GCAAAATACACAGATCCAAGGACAAAGCTTCGGTACGCCACCACTGAGGAGTTCGCTCAGCTGAGGATGTTGCCAACAGACATTGTAAATGGATTATTAGCCTTGAGGAGAGCAAATATTGATGTACAGTGA
- the LOC140243329 gene encoding uncharacterized protein isoform X1: MSAPVRTSSRIKERKSKIVPNEKDVSTPNRKRKNVKEETSAGQQISPISAKKHAGPALATPSPGRLASTPAGAPSNTQTTRPTAPPTSVSLPPSNVTAPSTTTTMSTRSSHRLTPREDTSAEMPKQGQLATSLSSSKSPAVPTTSAPSLDTMGAPAGKNLTASSLAPEPQQPTVPPTHIFKNPNFTHSSRGGTSTGKKTRTWKTLKQIIASERAQLHRPIGSTYSSIDAPPSMKPPKKYSDISGLPAKYTDPRTKLRYATTEEFAQLRMLPTDIVNGLLALRRANIDVQ, from the exons ATGTCAGCCCCCGTGAGAACTTCTTCCAgaataaaggaaagaaaaagtaaaatagtgCCCAACGAAAAAGATGTAAGCACGCCCAATcggaaaaggaaaaat GTAAAAGAAGAAACTTCTGCTGGGCAGCAAATCTCCCCCATCAGTGCCAAAAAGCATGCAGGGCCTGCACTGGCTACACCTAGTCCTGGTCGCCTGGCTAGTACACCTGCTGGTGCACCCTCCAACACCCAAACGACCAGACCAACCGCTCCTCCCACAAGTGTATCCCTGCCTCCTAGCAATGTTACAGCCCCTTCTACTACAACAACCATGTCCACCAGATCATCTCACAGGCTTACCCCACGGGAGGACACATCGGCCGAGATGCCCAAACAAGGCCAGTTGGCGACTTCTCTGTCTTCGTCTAAGTCACCTGCTGTTCCCACCACCAGCGCTCCAAGCTTGGACACGATGGGTGCTCCTGCTGGAAAGAATTTAACCGCTTCTTCACTAGCCCCCGAGCCTCAGCAACCCACAGTGCCACCCACTCACATTTTTAAGAATCCAAATTTTACA CATTCCAGTAGAGGAGGCACATCAACTGGAAAGAAAACAAGGACATGGAAAACACTGAAGCAGATCATTGCGTCAGAGCGAGCACAACTTCACAGACCAATAGGTTCAACAT ATAGCAGCATTGACGCGCCTCCTTCAATGAAACCACCAAAAAAGTATTCCGATATCTCAGGCTTACCA GCAAAATACACAGATCCAAGGACAAAGCTTCGGTACGCCACCACTGAGGAGTTCGCTCAGCTGAGGATGTTGCCAACAGACATTGTAAATGGATTATTAGCCTTGAGGAGAGCAAATATTGATGTACAGTGA